A section of the Aphanothece sacrum FPU1 genome encodes:
- the cobN gene encoding cobaltochelatase subunit CobN codes for MHRIAATPGGWNPQEDGVILIEQNPAPIIIITAADTDIQTLASSLKHLPSNFPQIRAINLLQLQQQLSIDHYADTILSEAKVIILRLLGGRSYWSYGLEVVKEIAESTQASLFILPGDDRPDLELMSHSTVSLNNTHTLWRYLTEGGLENWANALKFISDIVWQTNYNPPCPKIVPNVGLYAYLPQLNNLKTVGILFYRSHYLAGNLLPIDSLAENLFNRGFNPWPIFVSSLQDPAVQSEFLSYCQSLPQDSLQLVLNTTSFSINKLNSESLDQDSINLWQTLNIPILQVILSSGTLEQWQNSFQGLNPRDVAMNIALPEVDGKIITRAVSFKSVQTWNNKLETDVIIYQPVQDRINFVTDLAANWISLRNTPISQRKIALILANYPNKDGRLANGVGLDTPASCIEILNALKLAGYNIKDIPETGDELIQRLTKGITNDPESQHLRSIYQTLSQEEYKKYFHSLPVSVQTEINQRWGHISECTNFSDFPIPGIQLGNIFIGIQPSRGYDLDPSLSYHAPDLEPTPQYLAYYYWLKYQFQSLAIIHVGKHGNLEWLPGKSLALSSTCYPEITLATIPNFYPFIVNDPGEGSQAKRRSHAVILDHLTPPLTRAELYGDLEQLETLIDEYYEAQTLDPSRLKLIGDRITQLISETNLNQDLGIKEINSNTLSQFLTLADGYLCELKEAQIRDGLHILGKCPQNTQLRDLIIAIARYPSLDRLGLTTAIAQDLNLQINPLTANPIDPFSLKETGNREQGTVNGLENDLDLSQSHFHGKKGESNENFIGAKLKKCYILGEVIEVLEEYAQEIVENLIKNSTIFHKIELPNTQKELDWIQTFLLPKLYQTPQEITNLLKGLDAKYITSGPSGAPTRGRPEVLPTGRNFYSVDIRAIPTQTAWDVGRKAAEALIERYTQDNGEYPQTLAISIWGTSTMRTGGDDIAQVLALLGVQPIWDGMSRRVVDYEILSPSVLRRPRVDVTVRVSGFFRDSFPNLLHLMYNAIADVSSLNEEKDINPLAAKVQEEQEFWQEQGLTEEQAKLKSCYRIFGSKPGAYGAGLQGLIEAQNWKNDEDLAKAYLNWSCYAYDNKGVGHAVPEVFEKRLKQLQIVLHNQDNREHDLLDSDDYYQFQGGLTVAVRALSGKNPQVYFGDNSIASNPKVRLLKEEIARVYRSRVINPKWIKGVMRHGYKGAFEMAATVDYLFAYDATANCVEDFMYQGVAEAYLFDEVVQQFIQDKNPWALRDMAERLLEANQRGLWQTVDSKTLDNLRDIVHHAESKIEGE; via the coding sequence ATGCATAGAATAGCTGCTACCCCTGGTGGTTGGAACCCGCAGGAAGATGGGGTTATCTTAATTGAACAAAATCCGGCTCCAATTATTATTATAACGGCAGCCGATACGGATATTCAAACTTTAGCAAGTTCTCTCAAACATTTACCTTCAAATTTCCCTCAAATACGGGCTATTAATCTTTTACAATTACAACAACAATTAAGTATTGATCATTATGCTGATACTATTTTATCTGAAGCAAAAGTCATTATTTTAAGATTATTAGGGGGCAGATCTTATTGGTCTTATGGTTTAGAAGTGGTCAAAGAAATTGCCGAATCTACCCAAGCTTCTTTATTCATTTTACCAGGGGATGACCGACCTGATCTGGAGTTAATGAGTCATTCTACTGTTAGTTTAAATAATACTCATACTTTATGGCGTTATTTAACAGAAGGTGGACTAGAAAATTGGGCTAATGCTTTAAAATTTATCTCTGATATTGTTTGGCAAACTAACTATAATCCTCCTTGTCCTAAAATTGTTCCTAATGTTGGTTTATATGCTTATTTACCTCAACTTAATAATCTAAAAACTGTTGGCATACTTTTTTATCGTTCCCATTACTTGGCGGGCAATTTATTACCCATTGATAGTTTAGCAGAAAATTTATTCAATCGAGGCTTTAATCCCTGGCCTATTTTTGTCTCATCTTTACAAGATCCTGCCGTTCAATCCGAATTTTTATCCTATTGTCAATCTTTACCACAAGATTCTTTACAATTAGTATTAAATACTACCAGTTTTTCTATTAATAAGCTTAATTCTGAATCTTTAGATCAAGACAGTATTAACTTATGGCAAACTTTAAATATTCCCATTTTACAAGTTATTTTAAGTAGTGGAACTTTAGAACAATGGCAAAATAGTTTTCAAGGTTTAAACCCCAGAGATGTAGCTATGAATATTGCTTTACCAGAAGTAGATGGAAAAATTATTACTCGCGCTGTTTCTTTTAAATCGGTTCAAACTTGGAATAATAAATTAGAAACTGATGTTATTATTTATCAACCTGTCCAGGATAGAATTAACTTTGTCACAGATTTAGCAGCTAATTGGATATCCTTAAGAAATACTCCTATATCTCAGAGAAAAATTGCTTTAATTCTTGCTAATTATCCTAACAAAGATGGTAGACTTGCTAATGGAGTAGGCTTAGATACTCCTGCTAGTTGTATCGAAATTCTTAACGCTTTAAAATTAGCAGGTTACAATATTAAAGATATTCCAGAAACGGGAGATGAGTTAATTCAAAGATTAACGAAAGGGATCACAAATGATCCAGAAAGTCAACATCTACGTTCTATTTATCAAACTCTTTCCCAAGAAGAATATAAAAAATATTTTCATAGTTTACCTGTGTCAGTTCAAACAGAAATTAATCAGCGTTGGGGACATATATCTGAATGTACAAACTTTTCTGATTTTCCTATTCCTGGTATTCAATTAGGGAATATTTTTATTGGTATCCAACCTTCAAGGGGATATGATCTTGATCCTAGTTTAAGTTATCATGCCCCAGATTTAGAACCAACTCCCCAATATTTAGCTTATTATTATTGGTTAAAATATCAATTTCAATCCTTAGCTATTATTCATGTTGGTAAACATGGTAATTTAGAATGGCTACCTGGAAAAAGCCTTGCTTTATCATCAACTTGTTACCCAGAAATTACCTTAGCAACTATCCCTAATTTTTACCCTTTTATTGTTAATGATCCAGGGGAAGGTTCCCAAGCAAAACGACGTTCTCATGCTGTTATTTTAGATCATCTTACTCCCCCCTTAACCCGTGCCGAATTATACGGTGATTTAGAACAACTTGAAACCCTCATAGATGAATATTATGAGGCACAAACTCTTGATCCCTCACGCTTAAAATTAATCGGCGATCGCATCACCCAATTAATAAGCGAAACTAACCTCAATCAAGACTTAGGAATTAAAGAGATAAATAGTAATACTTTATCTCAATTTCTTACTCTAGCAGACGGTTATTTATGTGAACTAAAAGAAGCCCAAATTAGAGACGGTTTACACATCTTAGGAAAATGTCCCCAAAATACCCAACTCCGAGATCTAATCATCGCCATTGCTCGTTATCCTAGCTTAGATCGTCTCGGTTTAACAACCGCGATCGCCCAAGATCTCAACCTACAAATAAACCCCCTAACTGCAAACCCAATAGACCCCTTTTCTTTAAAGGAAACAGGGAACAGGGAACAGGGAACAGTGAATGGATTAGAAAATGATTTAGACCTCTCTCAATCTCATTTTCATGGAAAAAAGGGTGAATCAAATGAGAATTTTATTGGCGCAAAATTAAAGAAATGTTACATCTTAGGAGAGGTTATTGAAGTATTAGAAGAATACGCACAAGAAATAGTTGAAAATTTAATTAAAAATTCCACAATTTTTCACAAAATTGAGCTTCCCAACACCCAAAAAGAACTAGATTGGATACAAACATTTTTACTTCCTAAACTATATCAAACTCCCCAAGAAATAACTAATTTACTTAAAGGATTAGACGCTAAATATATAACCAGTGGCCCATCTGGGGCCCCCACCAGAGGCAGACCCGAAGTTCTCCCCACCGGACGCAATTTCTACTCGGTAGACATCCGTGCCATCCCCACCCAAACCGCTTGGGACGTAGGCAGAAAAGCCGCAGAAGCCCTCATTGAACGCTATACTCAAGATAATGGAGAATACCCCCAAACTCTCGCTATTTCCATCTGGGGAACCTCCACCATGCGAACAGGAGGGGATGATATTGCTCAAGTTTTGGCCTTATTAGGAGTACAACCGATTTGGGATGGTATGTCCCGTCGAGTTGTAGACTATGAAATACTTAGCCCATCAGTCTTAAGGCGACCCCGTGTGGATGTAACGGTACGGGTATCGGGCTTTTTTAGGGACAGTTTCCCCAACTTACTACATCTAATGTACAATGCGATCGCTGATGTGTCAAGCCTAAATGAAGAAAAAGACATCAATCCTTTAGCTGCAAAAGTGCAAGAAGAACAAGAATTTTGGCAAGAACAAGGGTTAACAGAAGAGCAAGCAAAACTGAAGTCATGTTATAGAATATTTGGGTCAAAACCGGGTGCTTATGGGGCAGGTTTACAGGGATTAATTGAAGCACAAAATTGGAAAAATGATGAAGATTTAGCTAAAGCTTATCTTAATTGGAGTTGTTATGCTTATGATAATAAAGGGGTAGGTCATGCCGTTCCTGAAGTGTTTGAAAAACGTTTAAAACAGTTACAAATTGTCTTACATAATCAAGATAATCGAGAGCATGATTTATTAGATTCTGATGATTATTATCAATTTCAAGGGGGTTTAACGGTTGCTGTAAGGGCGTTAAGTGGCAAAAATCCTCAAGTTTATTTTGGGGATAATTCTATTGCTTCTAATCCTAAAGTTAGGTTATTAAAAGAAGAAATTGCTAGGGTATATCGTTCTCGTGTTATTAACCCAAAATGGATTAAAGGTGTCATGAGACATGGTTATAAAGGTGCTTTTGAAATGGCGGCAACGGTTGATTATTTATTTGCTTATGATGCGACAGCAAACTGTGTGGAAGATTTCATGTATCAAGGAGTAGCTGAAGCTTATTTATTTGATGAGGTTGTACAACAATTTATTCAAGATAAAAATCCTTGGGCCTTACGAGATATGGCCGAAAGATTATTAGAAGCAAATCAACGAGGTTTATGGCAAACTGTTGATAGTAAAACCTTGGATAATTTACGGGATATTGTGCATCATGCAGAGAGTAAAATTGAGGGAGAATAA
- a CDS encoding hybrid sensor histidine kinase/response regulator: MNLFQDSILRRTLPVRIFEELCSLWRQLVTMGISEVKLITEALITLESSENKRFSLLISPNFNALLQGMFDPTTLSYEVSITWDNQAIANFTQQLIADFPSLADHFTTFSPSQSSENTAMQALFMARLVNILTPDCWEDSEDIYTNSPVCKPIEDALRQQIAQERLLNQVIGQIRQSLDLSTILETAVRELRSFLQVDRLVIYEFGDKNLLNLDDTNLNKSFGRVTYESRLSESIPSLLNIKPQDDCFTNLPDYHKKYQQGSIVAIEDVEIAYSSSFCLIQFLNTYLIKAKLIAPIVVEGTLWGLLIAHQCFKVRKWLENEKNFLGKIGEHLAIAIYQAQLYAQVQQQKKTFEQRVIERTQELRDTLLASQAANYSKTEFLGNMSHELRTPLTCVIGLSGTLLHWSGENRSFSLEKQRQYLQTIQDSGKHLLDMINEILEFSKLQAGKCVLVIQEFSLPYIAQNVLQQVIKEAQRRLIKLELDIQINPEEDRFLADPERVKQILYHLLNNALKFTPEEGTVILRLWREGNEAIFQVEDTGIGIIKEKIPLLFESFQQLETSRRRTYGGTGLGLALTKQLVELHGGTIEVESVFREGSIFTVRLPNQPQRLLKSSNPSETEQSFNNRNRSIILIESNEEIATLIGELLIAANYQFIWLTEGGSAIQRIDVLEPSIVILDQDLTDAYKISENIKKTAETKSIKTLLLSDQISSKEWTKISQRGIDDYLLKPIQPNLLLKRINALMALDNDINYDII; encoded by the coding sequence ATGAATCTCTTCCAAGACTCTATCTTACGTCGAACCCTACCGGTGAGGATCTTTGAGGAATTGTGTTCCCTCTGGCGACAGCTAGTGACAATGGGAATATCAGAGGTAAAATTAATTACAGAAGCCCTAATTACCTTAGAAAGTTCAGAAAATAAACGATTTTCTTTGTTGATTTCTCCCAACTTTAATGCATTATTACAGGGAATGTTTGATCCGACAACCCTATCTTATGAGGTTAGCATTACTTGGGATAATCAGGCGATCGCAAATTTTACTCAACAACTAATAGCAGATTTTCCTAGTCTAGCAGATCATTTCACTACTTTTTCCCCTAGTCAATCATCTGAAAATACAGCCATGCAAGCTTTATTTATGGCTAGATTAGTTAATATTTTAACTCCTGACTGTTGGGAAGATTCTGAAGATATCTATACTAATTCGCCTGTTTGTAAACCAATAGAAGATGCCCTCAGACAACAAATTGCCCAAGAAAGATTACTCAATCAAGTCATTGGTCAAATTCGTCAAAGTTTAGATTTATCAACTATTTTAGAAACAGCAGTTAGGGAATTAAGAAGTTTTTTACAAGTAGATAGGTTAGTGATTTATGAATTCGGAGATAAAAATTTATTGAATTTAGATGATACTAACCTTAATAAAAGTTTCGGACGGGTAACTTATGAATCAAGATTATCGGAAAGTATTCCTTCTCTTTTAAATATTAAACCACAAGATGATTGTTTTACAAATTTACCTGATTATCACAAGAAATATCAACAAGGATCAATTGTTGCTATTGAAGATGTAGAAATTGCTTATTCTAGTTCTTTTTGTCTTATACAATTTTTAAACACATATTTGATAAAAGCTAAATTAATTGCTCCTATTGTAGTTGAAGGAACTCTGTGGGGACTGCTTATTGCTCATCAGTGTTTTAAGGTACGAAAATGGTTGGAAAATGAAAAGAATTTTTTAGGTAAAATTGGAGAACACTTAGCGATCGCTATTTATCAAGCTCAATTATATGCTCAAGTTCAACAACAAAAAAAGACTTTTGAACAACGAGTAATTGAACGAACTCAAGAACTTCGAGATACTCTTTTAGCGTCTCAAGCAGCTAATTACTCGAAAACTGAATTTTTGGGCAATATGAGTCATGAATTAAGAACTCCTTTAACTTGTGTTATTGGGTTATCAGGAACTTTATTACATTGGTCAGGAGAAAATCGTTCTTTTTCTTTAGAAAAACAACGACAATATCTGCAAACAATTCAAGATAGTGGCAAACATTTGTTAGATATGATCAATGAGATTCTCGAATTTTCTAAACTCCAAGCAGGTAAGTGTGTTTTAGTGATTCAAGAATTTTCTTTACCTTATATTGCTCAAAACGTCTTACAACAAGTCATTAAAGAAGCGCAAAGAAGATTGATTAAATTAGAATTAGACATTCAAATAAATCCTGAAGAAGATAGATTTTTAGCTGATCCAGAAAGAGTTAAACAAATTCTCTATCATTTGTTGAATAATGCTCTTAAATTTACCCCGGAAGAAGGAACAGTAATTTTAAGATTATGGCGTGAAGGTAATGAGGCAATTTTTCAGGTAGAAGATACAGGAATTGGCATTATTAAAGAGAAAATACCCCTTTTATTTGAATCATTTCAACAGTTAGAAACCTCCCGCAGACGAACTTATGGAGGCACTGGTTTAGGGTTAGCATTAACTAAACAATTAGTTGAACTTCATGGGGGAACAATTGAGGTAGAATCAGTGTTCAGAGAGGGATCAATTTTTACGGTTAGATTGCCAAATCAACCTCAACGTCTACTTAAATCGTCTAATCCTTCAGAAACAGAACAATCTTTTAATAATCGTAATAGAAGTATTATTTTAATCGAAAGTAATGAAGAAATAGCTACTTTAATCGGGGAATTATTAATTGCGGCAAATTATCAGTTTATTTGGTTGACAGAAGGAGGAAGTGCTATTCAAAGAATAGACGTTTTAGAACCCAGTATTGTTATTTTAGATCAAGATTTAACTGATGCTTATAAAATTAGCGAAAACATTAAAAAAACTGCAGAAACTAAATCTATTAAAACCCTTTTATTAAGTGATCAAATCTCCTCTAAAGAATGGACAAAAATTTCTCAAAGGGGAATTGATGATTATCTTTTAAAACCTATTCAACCAAATCTTTTATTAAAAAGAATTAATGCTTTAATGGCACTAGACAATGATATAAATTATGATATAATATAA
- a CDS encoding N-acetylmannosamine-6-phosphate 2-epimerase, with translation MKLSKFSLIVSCQAPVDSPLHDPKIIAAMAKAAINQGAKAIRVDTPSHVEEVQKQLPYIPIIGLWKRLYSGYDVYITPCCNDALAIAQAGADIIAIDATLRERPQGETVPQLINYIHQELGKLVMADVDTLESAISASEAGADLVGTTLYGYTKETENLSPPGYLLLQEMVKQLKVPVIAEGGISTPEEAKKALDYGAYAVVVGTAITGIDLKVKAFQSVFLC, from the coding sequence ATGAAATTATCTAAATTTAGCCTAATTGTGTCTTGTCAAGCTCCCGTAGACTCTCCCTTACATGATCCTAAAATCATCGCGGCTATGGCTAAAGCAGCTATTAATCAAGGGGCAAAAGCTATCCGAGTTGATACCCCTTCTCATGTGGAAGAAGTACAAAAACAATTACCTTATATTCCGATTATTGGATTATGGAAAAGACTCTATTCAGGTTATGATGTTTATATTACTCCTTGCTGTAATGATGCTCTGGCGATCGCCCAAGCAGGAGCAGATATTATCGCCATTGATGCTACCCTCAGAGAACGTCCTCAAGGAGAAACTGTTCCTCAATTAATTAACTATATTCATCAAGAATTAGGTAAATTAGTTATGGCAGATGTAGACACTTTAGAAAGTGCGATCTCTGCCTCAGAAGCAGGAGCAGATTTAGTAGGAACCACTCTTTATGGTTATACTAAAGAAACGGAAAATTTATCACCTCCTGGATATTTACTCTTACAAGAAATGGTCAAACAATTGAAAGTTCCTGTGATTGCTGAAGGAGGTATAAGTACACCAGAAGAAGCAAAAAAAGCTTTAGATTATGGAGCTTATGCAGTGGTGGTTGGGACAGCAATTACAGGTATTGATTTAAAAGTAAAAGCCTTTCAATCTGTCTTTTTATGCTAA
- a CDS encoding RDD family protein: MDSNNLLPLSQRFPKVPIERRAYAFLLDFVTVWFISSFVSGIIKYLIFIFIWFALRVILVEKNQGQSLGSWAFDMKVIDARLKRIPGLLELAKREGILGGAALLAMVGLSINVRNGLSMLLLISPLLINCGVALGDEEFSQAFHDRIASTLVIQTRRGFSLDLRIKKLWFLVRDKLRSRQDKY, encoded by the coding sequence ATGGACTCTAATAATTTACTCCCTCTTTCCCAGCGTTTTCCTAAAGTACCAATTGAACGTCGAGCTTATGCTTTTTTATTAGATTTTGTCACTGTTTGGTTTATCAGTTCATTCGTTAGCGGTATTATTAAATACTTGATTTTTATCTTTATTTGGTTTGCTTTACGAGTTATTTTAGTAGAAAAAAATCAAGGACAAAGTCTAGGAAGTTGGGCTTTTGATATGAAAGTTATCGATGCTCGATTGAAGCGAATTCCGGGATTATTAGAATTAGCTAAACGAGAAGGAATATTAGGAGGGGCTGCTTTATTAGCAATGGTTGGTTTAAGTATTAATGTTAGAAATGGATTATCAATGCTATTATTAATTTCTCCCCTATTAATTAATTGTGGAGTTGCTTTAGGAGATGAAGAATTTAGTCAAGCGTTTCATGATCGCATAGCATCTACTCTTGTTATCCAAACTCGTCGTGGTTTTTCCTTAGATTTACGAATCAAAAAATTATGGTTTTTGGTAAGAGATAAATTAAGAAGTCGTCAGGATAAATATTAG